In Acinetobacter sp. WCHAc010034, a genomic segment contains:
- the rnr gene encoding ribonuclease R has translation MMKNWVDPEAKAEAERYENPIPSRKLILDTIEQQKTALSHADFVEHFEMADQKSIDALSHRLIAMVRDGQLMKDGFKFQLAEEQPTHEATVYINSKGMGTANISGQDDLLLPERELRQVFNGDRIKVRQTSVDRKGKAWGFISEVLQHRVKEIIGKVSIHDGEYFIQPASPNAHQPITLEKELIEHAKVNLGDSVRVAIDSYPTKEEFATGHIVQSMADKADTEIIIPQTILEYGLPYEFPEEVIQEAESFKEPSAQDREGRIDLRDLPLVTIDGEDARDFDDAVYAEKRPGGGYRVVVAIADVSHYVRVGKPLDDEAQERGTSVYFPHYVLPMLPEALSNGLCSLNPDVDRLCMVCDLKLSRAGRVTGFEFYPSVMHSQARLTYTQVAQYFEGDGSAVPENRDVRKSLNTLFQLYQVLKGLRAERHAMEFETVETYMTFDELGGIKEILPRSRNDAHKLIEECMLLANVAAADYALKNEIPMLYRVHEPPEFSRIQKVRDFVKLLGMNFPEQPTQADYQAVIEATKDRIDAPSIHAVLLRSMMQAYYGASNSGHFGLAYEAYTHFTSPIRRYPDLLLHRAIKAQLKKKPYPLSGAALDDAGEHFSATERRADEASRSVTTWLKCHYMKQHLGEEFIGTISAVAEFGLFVTLKDLYVDGMIHVSQLGDDFFAFDQPSQSLVGQGHGQTFSLGDEVKIKVAGVNLEERKIDFELLQQLTHAGRPVRSRAPRTAKPALRSEAKPAPRAEAKEEVFTERAKANPGEDGDRPFRKKKSKSKPSSYGAKPAKKSSGKSEAKAKDKVKKKAKAKKKKSNAKAKTE, from the coding sequence ATTATGAAAAATTGGGTCGACCCTGAAGCAAAAGCTGAAGCCGAACGCTATGAAAATCCAATTCCCAGCCGCAAGCTGATTTTGGACACTATTGAACAGCAGAAAACTGCATTGTCGCATGCGGATTTTGTCGAACACTTTGAAATGGCCGATCAGAAAAGCATTGATGCCCTGAGCCACCGCTTAATTGCCATGGTGCGTGATGGACAGCTGATGAAAGACGGCTTTAAATTTCAGCTGGCGGAAGAGCAGCCGACCCATGAAGCGACGGTTTATATCAATTCTAAAGGCATGGGCACAGCCAATATTTCAGGCCAGGATGACCTGCTGCTGCCTGAGCGCGAGCTGCGCCAGGTGTTCAACGGCGACCGCATTAAAGTGCGCCAGACTTCTGTTGACCGCAAAGGCAAAGCCTGGGGCTTTATCAGCGAAGTGCTGCAGCACCGCGTCAAGGAAATCATCGGCAAAGTCTCCATTCATGACGGCGAATACTTTATTCAGCCAGCCAGCCCGAATGCGCATCAGCCGATCACTTTGGAAAAAGAGCTGATTGAGCATGCCAAAGTCAATCTGGGCGATTCGGTCCGGGTCGCCATTGACAGCTATCCAACCAAGGAAGAATTCGCCACGGGCCATATTGTGCAGTCCATGGCGGACAAAGCCGATACCGAAATCATTATTCCGCAAACTATTCTGGAATACGGCCTGCCGTATGAATTCCCTGAAGAAGTGATTCAGGAAGCCGAAAGCTTTAAAGAGCCTTCCGCGCAGGACCGCGAAGGCCGCATTGACCTGCGCGACCTGCCTTTAGTCACCATTGACGGCGAAGATGCCCGCGACTTTGACGATGCCGTATATGCGGAAAAGCGCCCAGGCGGCGGCTACCGCGTGGTGGTTGCAATTGCCGACGTCAGCCATTATGTGCGGGTCGGCAAGCCTTTGGATGATGAAGCGCAGGAGCGCGGCACCTCGGTCTACTTCCCGCATTATGTGCTGCCGATGCTGCCTGAAGCGCTGTCGAATGGCCTGTGCTCTTTGAATCCGGATGTTGACCGCCTGTGCATGGTCTGCGATTTGAAACTGTCCCGCGCCGGGCGCGTGACCGGTTTTGAGTTCTACCCTTCGGTGATGCATTCCCAAGCGCGCCTGACCTATACGCAGGTGGCGCAGTATTTTGAAGGCGACGGCAGCGCGGTTCCGGAAAACCGCGATGTGCGCAAATCCCTGAATACCCTGTTCCAGCTGTATCAGGTGCTGAAAGGCTTGCGCGCAGAACGCCACGCTATGGAATTTGAAACCGTCGAAACCTATATGACTTTTGACGAGCTGGGCGGCATCAAGGAAATCCTGCCGCGTTCGCGCAACGATGCGCACAAGCTGATTGAAGAATGCATGCTGCTGGCCAACGTCGCTGCCGCCGACTATGCATTGAAGAATGAAATTCCAATGCTGTACCGCGTGCATGAGCCGCCGGAGTTCTCGCGCATTCAGAAAGTCCGCGACTTCGTGAAGCTGCTGGGCATGAATTTCCCTGAACAGCCGACGCAGGCGGACTATCAGGCGGTAATTGAAGCCACCAAAGACCGCATTGATGCGCCAAGCATTCATGCGGTGCTGCTGCGCTCCATGATGCAGGCCTATTACGGCGCCAGCAACTCAGGCCACTTCGGCCTGGCTTATGAAGCCTATACGCACTTCACTTCGCCAATCCGCCGCTACCCTGACCTGCTGCTGCACCGCGCCATTAAAGCTCAGCTGAAGAAAAAGCCTTATCCGCTTTCCGGCGCTGCGCTGGATGACGCCGGCGAGCACTTCTCCGCCACTGAACGGCGCGCAGACGAAGCCTCGCGCTCTGTCACGACCTGGCTGAAATGCCATTATATGAAGCAGCATTTGGGTGAAGAGTTTATCGGGACGATTTCCGCCGTTGCAGAATTTGGCCTGTTCGTGACCCTGAAAGACTTATATGTGGACGGCATGATTCATGTCAGCCAGCTGGGCGATGACTTCTTTGCTTTTGATCAGCCAAGCCAGAGCCTGGTTGGCCAAGGCCATGGGCAAACCTTCAGCCTAGGCGACGAAGTTAAAATTAAAGTCGCCGGCGTAAATCTTGAAGAGCGCAAAATTGACTTTGAACTGCTGCAGCAGCTGACTCATGCGGGCCGCCCCGTGCGCAGCCGCGCGCCGCGCACCGCCAAACCGGCGCTTCGCAGTGAGGCCAAGCCTGCGCCGCGCGCTGAAGCCAAAGAGGAAGTGTTTACTGAACGCGCCAAAGCGAATCCCGGTGAAGATGGAGACCGTCCCTTTCGCAAAAAAAAGTCCAAATCCAAACCCAGTTCATACGGCGCAAAGCCTGCTAAAAAATCTTCAGGCAAATCTGAAGCAAAGGCTAAAGATAAAGTGAAGAAAAAAGCCAAGGCGAAAAAGAAAAAGTCCAACGCGAAAGCCAAGACTGAGTAA
- a CDS encoding YcxB family protein, protein MSDTQPALSLRYFLNLEESQDGFALATFGKKQFTRFITPVISLAIIGWGFYLGFNGVGRYYVALGTFFLIMQILMRYWFLPMMFKRQFVKYQFGKSEQGIDLYQDYGELHANGRKNTFNYAEVANFASGKLTYMLEMKNRTVVIVPKRAFQNPADQAIFENTFKK, encoded by the coding sequence ATGTCTGACACTCAACCCGCATTATCGCTGCGCTATTTTCTGAATCTGGAGGAGTCGCAGGACGGCTTTGCCTTGGCGACGTTTGGCAAAAAGCAGTTTACCCGCTTTATCACCCCGGTCATCAGCCTGGCGATTATCGGCTGGGGCTTTTATCTGGGCTTCAATGGCGTTGGCCGCTACTATGTGGCGCTGGGCACGTTCTTCCTGATCATGCAGATCTTAATGCGCTACTGGTTCCTGCCGATGATGTTCAAGCGCCAGTTTGTCAAATATCAATTCGGCAAAAGCGAGCAGGGCATTGACCTGTATCAGGACTATGGCGAACTGCATGCCAATGGCCGAAAGAACACTTTCAATTATGCCGAAGTGGCCAATTTCGCTTCCGGCAAGCTGACCTATATGCTGGAAATGAAAAACCGCACCGTGGTGATTGTGCCGAAGCGCGCATTCCAGAATCCAGCCGATCAGGCCATATTTGAAAACACCTTTAAAAAGTAA
- a CDS encoding fumarylacetoacetate hydrolase family protein, which translates to MNARPSKIVCVGRSYADHARELGNAVPDRPVLFIKPPSALSSLQDGIAWNTALGSCHYECELSLRIDRPLKAETDPLKALEAVGAVTLGLDLTLRDLQDELKQKGHPWERAKAYDGSCILSDWIAAGEAVSDWNNVHYTLHVNDALRQKGDTSHLIFDIGALLAEISQVFTLEAGDVVMTGTPAGVAALQPGDQLKLTLQGKAQDYVWNTFVK; encoded by the coding sequence ATGAATGCACGTCCATCAAAAATTGTCTGCGTTGGCCGCAGCTATGCAGACCATGCAAGAGAACTGGGCAATGCCGTGCCGGACCGCCCTGTTTTATTCATCAAGCCGCCCAGCGCATTGAGTTCTCTGCAGGACGGCATTGCATGGAATACTGCCTTAGGCAGCTGCCATTATGAATGTGAATTGTCTTTGCGCATTGACCGTCCGCTGAAGGCTGAAACCGATCCGCTCAAAGCTTTGGAAGCTGTAGGCGCGGTAACTTTGGGTCTGGATTTGACCCTGCGTGATCTGCAGGATGAGCTGAAGCAAAAGGGCCATCCGTGGGAACGCGCCAAAGCCTATGATGGCTCATGCATTCTGTCAGATTGGATTGCAGCCGGTGAGGCGGTGAGTGACTGGAATAATGTGCATTACACCCTGCATGTAAATGATGCGCTGCGCCAAAAAGGCGATACATCGCATTTGATTTTTGACATCGGCGCGCTGCTGGCGGAGATCAGCCAAGTGTTTACTTTGGAAGCCGGCGATGTGGTGATGACCGGCACTCCGGCAGGCGTGGCTGCGCTGCAGCCCGGCGATCAGCTGAAGCTGACGCTGCAAGGCAAGGCGCAGGATTATGTCTGGAATACTTTTGTGAAGTAA
- a CDS encoding tetratricopeptide repeat protein gives MKITASALCLLCLSSALLTGCSSADEKAFQSALKAAQSGSAAAQAQLGQYYEQGKGTAKDPGQSLHWRRKAALQGNADAFQWLRRQALQGNAEADLFLSEQLDKGNSLLASWIYLQARQGDAQAQYAAAWMHDMGLGLIEDPHLAMRWYERSARQGCLLAQKVFQERLRRGAVMAHHRSKNTIYGHVAPYPPFYLTAGSYNAYLYHIDKNQVKIPRAWNTSGAYISGKNKISGRNQIYLTPKEYENMFNGASKNRSSNIDADQARPFDMQGSAENGRRNLEGTDSAAAQ, from the coding sequence ATGAAAATTACAGCCTCCGCCTTATGCCTGCTTTGCCTCAGCAGCGCGCTGCTTACAGGCTGCAGTTCAGCCGATGAGAAAGCCTTTCAGTCCGCCTTGAAAGCGGCGCAATCCGGCAGCGCCGCGGCGCAGGCGCAGCTGGGGCAATACTATGAGCAAGGCAAAGGCACAGCAAAAGATCCCGGGCAAAGCCTGCACTGGCGCCGGAAAGCTGCCCTGCAGGGCAATGCCGATGCCTTTCAATGGCTGCGCCGGCAGGCGCTGCAAGGCAATGCGGAGGCAGACCTTTTCCTTTCTGAACAGCTGGATAAAGGCAACAGCCTGCTGGCCAGCTGGATTTACCTGCAGGCCAGGCAGGGTGACGCGCAGGCGCAGTATGCAGCCGCGTGGATGCATGACATGGGATTGGGGCTGATTGAAGACCCGCATCTGGCAATGCGCTGGTATGAGCGCTCTGCCCGGCAAGGCTGCTTACTGGCTCAAAAAGTTTTTCAGGAGCGCTTGCGGCGCGGCGCAGTCATGGCGCATCACAGATCCAAAAATACAATTTACGGCCATGTCGCCCCTTATCCGCCTTTTTACCTAACTGCCGGCAGCTATAATGCCTATCTGTACCATATTGATAAAAATCAGGTTAAAATACCGCGCGCCTGGAACACTTCAGGCGCCTATATCAGCGGCAAAAATAAAATTTCAGGCCGCAATCAGATTTACCTCACGCCCAAAGAATATGAAAACATGTTCAATGGCGCTTCAAAAAACCGTTCTTCCAATATTGACGCAGATCAGGCCCGCCCATTTGACATGCAGGGCAGCGCTGAAAATGGCAGGCGGAATCTGGAGGGAACTGACAGCGCAGCTGCGCAGTGA
- a CDS encoding AraC family transcriptional regulator, with protein sequence MAQFKAAQRQLKTNDAIQAPLWISFRSDPAQSVYPAHGHAWGEFIYAFNGVMEVHIDQMDYITPPPYGIWLPPNLQHSSLNRTAVSHGTLYVHESLCGQMPRQAGILLSPALVPAIFEHLRQRPQQENSAAHQRLLQVLLDQLQQAPQVSSYLPHSEHPALMQILDYLHQHPADSSTLAQLARMANMTERTLARCSQKELGMSLHEWRQRLKIIKSMSMLNEGRKVESIALDLGYANASAFINLFKRWMKITPDQFRKLHQAPALRA encoded by the coding sequence ATGGCGCAATTCAAGGCGGCTCAGCGGCAGCTGAAAACCAATGATGCAATTCAGGCGCCGCTGTGGATCAGCTTCCGCAGCGACCCGGCGCAGTCGGTCTATCCTGCGCATGGCCACGCCTGGGGCGAGTTTATTTACGCCTTTAACGGCGTGATGGAAGTGCATATTGATCAGATGGATTACATTACCCCGCCGCCGTACGGCATCTGGCTGCCGCCGAATTTGCAGCACAGCAGCCTGAACCGCACCGCGGTATCGCATGGCACGCTGTATGTGCATGAGAGCCTGTGCGGCCAGATGCCGCGGCAGGCGGGAATTCTGCTCAGCCCGGCGCTGGTTCCGGCCATTTTTGAGCATTTAAGGCAACGCCCCCAGCAGGAAAATTCGGCAGCGCATCAGCGCCTGCTGCAGGTGCTGCTGGATCAGCTGCAGCAGGCGCCGCAGGTCAGCAGCTATCTGCCGCATTCGGAACACCCTGCGCTGATGCAGATTCTGGATTATCTGCATCAGCATCCTGCGGACAGCAGCACGCTGGCGCAATTGGCGCGCATGGCCAATATGACTGAGCGCACTCTGGCCCGCTGCAGCCAAAAGGAGCTGGGCATGTCACTGCATGAATGGCGCCAGCGCCTTAAGATCATAAAATCCATGAGCATGCTGAATGAGGGCAGAAAGGTCGAAAGCATTGCGCTGGATTTAGGCTATGCCAATGCTTCAGCCTTTATTAACCTGTTTAAGCGCTGGATGAAAATCACGCCCGACCAGTTCCGCAAGCTGCATCAGGCGCCTGCTCTGCGGGCTTAA
- a CDS encoding DMT family transporter has protein sequence MKQRKALDAQASGLMILLCMIWGMQQAVLKLAAPDIAPIMQIALRSGLAALLVLPFIRLPQGTHLYAKEYLLPGIWLAFLFSAEFLLVAEALRYTSASHVAVLLYTAPVFVALGLHWKLPAEKLSLIQWGGIFLAFSGIALSFTGRGQPSDPASSQALFGDVLALLAGAMWALTTISLRLGRLSEAPAAQTLFYQLAGCFIFLTPAAWLSGQSAVHWSAIALGSMLFHVLIMCFFSLMLWFWLLRKYLANGLGVFSFLTPIFGIIFGVALLDERIELNFIFGTALVMAGVMTVSLHVWIGRVFGLGLKRFKAMR, from the coding sequence GTGAAACAGCGCAAGGCGCTGGATGCGCAGGCGTCCGGCTTAATGATTTTACTGTGCATGATTTGGGGCATGCAGCAGGCGGTGCTGAAGCTGGCTGCACCTGATATTGCGCCCATCATGCAGATAGCGCTGCGTTCCGGGCTGGCGGCCCTGCTGGTGCTTCCATTCATTCGGCTGCCGCAGGGGACGCACCTGTATGCGAAGGAGTATCTGCTGCCGGGCATTTGGCTGGCTTTTTTGTTCTCTGCTGAATTTCTGCTGGTGGCCGAAGCGCTGCGTTATACCTCGGCGTCGCATGTGGCGGTGCTGCTGTATACCGCGCCGGTTTTTGTAGCGCTGGGCCTGCACTGGAAACTGCCGGCTGAAAAGCTATCGCTGATTCAATGGGGCGGCATTTTTCTGGCCTTTTCCGGCATTGCGCTGTCCTTTACCGGGCGCGGCCAGCCCTCTGACCCGGCGTCCTCTCAGGCGCTGTTCGGCGATGTTCTGGCTTTGCTGGCCGGCGCAATGTGGGCGCTGACCACCATTTCACTGCGCCTTGGCCGGCTGTCTGAGGCGCCGGCCGCGCAAACTCTGTTTTACCAGCTGGCAGGCTGCTTCATTTTCCTCACGCCGGCTGCATGGCTGAGCGGGCAGAGCGCCGTGCACTGGTCAGCCATTGCGCTTGGCAGCATGCTGTTTCATGTGCTGATCATGTGTTTTTTCAGCCTGATGCTGTGGTTCTGGCTGCTGCGCAAATATCTGGCCAACGGCTTGGGAGTGTTTTCATTTTTAACGCCAATTTTCGGCATCATCTTTGGCGTGGCGCTGCTGGATGAGCGGATTGAGCTGAATTTTATTTTCGGCACAGCCTTGGTCATGGCTGGCGTAATGACAGTTAGCCTGCATGTATGGATCGGGCGCGTTTTTGGCCTTGGCTTGAAGCGCTTTAAGGCCATGCGCTAG
- a CDS encoding YihY family inner membrane protein, with protein MIEAHLKKLPFYDKKWFQFVLFVIRRFEADRCREQAGSLTYTTLFAVVPMLTVFLVIISSIKALEPARQQLQQLIYSNFLPKTTIAFDKALNAFTDKSSNLTVIGVLFLFVTTVMMLTSIETVFNRIWRVRETRGGILGFMRYWTIISLGPILLGSAFVISSAVASINVLSNNFAGYELNGAFIFWCISFSLTILGFFILNWTIPNRTVPLKAALFAGAFSATLFELLKHLFGFVMSNFTSYEIIYGAFAAVPIFLLWIFLSWNIVLLGVEISYALTAFNADTHRQRKRHPVIMLLDLLELFYKKQQVGQSVTEAEALDVLGREEIGRWPSYVLMLEKQNLLMRTDDNNYVLVRNLAQVDFWSFYSQLPYPLPHRKDLGHVFSDDQWMEKIGPALIESDDYLAAKLAIPLSAIFEKK; from the coding sequence ATGATCGAAGCACATTTAAAAAAACTTCCCTTTTATGACAAGAAATGGTTTCAGTTTGTTTTATTTGTCATAAGGCGTTTTGAAGCCGACCGCTGCCGCGAACAGGCCGGCTCTTTGACCTATACCACGCTGTTTGCCGTGGTGCCGATGCTGACGGTTTTTCTGGTGATTATTTCATCCATCAAGGCGCTGGAGCCTGCGCGCCAGCAGCTGCAGCAGCTGATTTATAGCAATTTCCTGCCAAAAACCACCATTGCTTTTGACAAGGCGCTGAATGCCTTTACCGACAAATCCAGCAATTTAACAGTCATTGGCGTGCTGTTTCTGTTCGTGACCACGGTGATGATGCTGACCAGCATTGAAACCGTCTTCAACCGCATCTGGCGGGTGCGCGAAACCCGCGGCGGCATTTTAGGCTTCATGCGCTACTGGACTATTATTTCGCTGGGGCCGATTCTGCTCGGCAGCGCATTCGTGATTTCCTCTGCGGTGGCCTCAATCAACGTGCTGAGCAATAATTTTGCCGGCTATGAGCTGAATGGCGCCTTTATTTTCTGGTGCATTTCATTTTCGCTGACCATTCTGGGCTTTTTCATTCTCAACTGGACCATTCCCAACCGCACTGTACCGCTGAAAGCCGCCCTGTTCGCCGGCGCATTCAGCGCGACCCTGTTTGAGCTGCTGAAGCACCTGTTCGGCTTTGTGATGTCGAATTTCACCAGCTATGAAATTATTTACGGCGCATTCGCTGCCGTGCCGATTTTCCTGCTGTGGATTTTCCTGTCATGGAATATTGTGCTGCTGGGCGTGGAAATCAGCTATGCCTTGACGGCCTTCAATGCCGATACCCACCGGCAGCGCAAGCGCCATCCGGTGATTATGCTGCTGGACTTGCTGGAGCTTTTTTACAAGAAGCAGCAGGTCGGGCAAAGCGTGACTGAAGCCGAGGCGCTGGACGTGCTGGGGCGCGAGGAAATCGGGCGCTGGCCTTCGTATGTGCTGATGCTGGAAAAACAGAATCTGCTGATGCGCACCGATGACAACAATTATGTTCTGGTGCGCAACCTGGCGCAGGTCGATTTCTGGAGCTTCTATTCACAGCTGCCTTATCCGCTGCCGCACCGCAAAGATCTGGGCCATGTGTTTTCCGATGATCAATGGATGGAAAAAATCGGCCCGGCGCTGATTGAATCGGACGACTATCTGGCCGCCAAGCTGGCGATTCCGCTGTCGGCGATTTTTGAGAAAAAGTAG
- the wrbA gene encoding NAD(P)H:quinone oxidoreductase, producing MQPYVLVLYYSKYGSTKEMAHLIADGAEAAGVAVKIRTVPNIAAVVTEAAPSIPEAGDIYCTLDDLAGCAGLALGSPTRFGNMASEMKYFLDQTTSLWLSGALHGKPACVFTASGSMHGGQESTLLSMLPPLFHHGMMVMGLSNAQPALSNTRTGGTPYGASHVSGARHDQPLSQDEKLLCAAQGRRLGEVVKKLA from the coding sequence ATGCAGCCTTACGTTCTCGTGCTTTATTACAGCAAATATGGATCGACCAAAGAAATGGCGCATTTGATTGCCGACGGCGCTGAAGCTGCCGGCGTGGCCGTCAAAATCCGCACAGTGCCGAATATCGCTGCGGTGGTGACTGAAGCGGCGCCGAGCATTCCGGAAGCCGGCGATATTTACTGCACTTTGGATGATCTGGCCGGCTGCGCAGGCTTGGCGCTGGGTTCGCCGACGCGCTTTGGCAATATGGCGTCAGAAATGAAATACTTTTTAGACCAGACCACCAGCCTCTGGCTGAGCGGCGCGCTGCACGGCAAGCCGGCCTGCGTATTTACCGCATCCGGCTCAATGCATGGCGGGCAGGAAAGCACGCTGCTGAGCATGCTGCCGCCGCTGTTTCACCACGGCATGATGGTGATGGGCTTAAGCAATGCGCAGCCGGCGCTGTCCAATACCAGAACCGGCGGCACGCCGTATGGCGCCAGCCATGTCAGCGGGGCGCGCCATGACCAGCCGCTCAGCCAGGATGAAAAGCTCCTCTGCGCAGCGCAGGGCCGGCGCCTGGGCGAGGTGGTGAAAAAGCTGGCCTAA